The Nocardioides humi genome includes a region encoding these proteins:
- a CDS encoding rhomboid family intramembrane serine protease — translation MALTDLRTRPSWQVAAIGAVAFVVLLWAIEVVDVVASHRLDGWGIRPRSGEGLLGILAAPLLHGGWGHLSANTVPALVLGFLTLVTGIGRGLVATAIVWLLGGFAVWLVAGSDSVHLGASGLIFGWLTYLVVQGFVDRKPVEILVGVAVLLVYGGVLWGVLPGQPGISWQGHLFGAVAGVVAAVVVSERRGARVG, via the coding sequence ATGGCTCTCACAGACCTGCGGACCCGCCCGAGCTGGCAGGTGGCCGCGATCGGCGCGGTCGCCTTCGTCGTACTCCTCTGGGCGATCGAGGTCGTCGACGTGGTGGCGTCGCACCGGCTCGACGGCTGGGGCATCCGGCCGCGGTCGGGCGAGGGTCTGCTCGGGATCCTCGCCGCGCCGCTGCTGCACGGCGGGTGGGGGCACCTCAGCGCCAACACCGTGCCGGCGCTGGTGCTGGGGTTCCTGACCCTGGTGACCGGGATCGGCCGCGGGCTGGTGGCGACCGCGATCGTGTGGCTGCTCGGCGGGTTCGCCGTGTGGCTGGTCGCCGGGAGCGACTCGGTGCACCTCGGGGCGTCCGGGCTGATCTTCGGCTGGCTGACCTACCTGGTCGTGCAGGGGTTCGTGGACCGCAAGCCGGTCGAGATCCTGGTGGGCGTGGCCGTGCTCCTCGTGTACGGCGGCGTGCTGTGGGGCGTGCTCCCCGGCCAGCCCGGGATCTCCTGGCAGGGGCACCTGTTCGGCGCGGTCGCGGGCGTGGTGGCGGCCGTCGTCGTCAGCGAGCGGCGAGGGGCGAGGGTCGGGTGA
- a CDS encoding VanZ family protein — protein sequence MKSFRHPGLWLGVWLALLLAVVVLSLAPPPPTPDVPQGDKWQHLLTYAGLALVAVQIFRPGRALALAAAATVLLGIGLEVAQGTLTTDRMMDWRDALANTAGVALGTASVLLPVRDVLLRWDAVDRASAGGPR from the coding sequence GTGAAGTCCTTCCGGCATCCCGGGCTGTGGCTCGGTGTCTGGCTCGCGCTGCTCCTCGCCGTCGTCGTGCTGTCGCTGGCCCCACCGCCGCCCACCCCCGACGTACCCCAGGGCGACAAGTGGCAGCACCTGCTGACGTACGCCGGACTGGCGCTCGTCGCCGTGCAGATCTTCCGGCCCGGGCGGGCGCTGGCGCTCGCCGCGGCGGCGACGGTGCTGCTCGGGATCGGGCTGGAGGTCGCCCAGGGCACGCTCACGACCGACCGGATGATGGACTGGCGCGACGCCCTCGCCAACACAGCCGGCGTGGCCCTGGGCACGGCGTCCGTGCTGCTGCCGGTGCGTGACGTCCTGCTGCGTTGGGACGCCGTCGATCGCGCGAGTGCCGGAGGACCGCGATGA